From Mytilus edulis chromosome 9, xbMytEdul2.2, whole genome shotgun sequence, the proteins below share one genomic window:
- the LOC139487541 gene encoding axin-1-like isoform X3 has product MTSSRVCQFLSESGGSNFTETAPRPPVPGEENEIQSNGGLSTKSSESHKSNKSCKSGGSNRDITTHSPAATPRRSMKDKSLISNQSCCVDDEDMTAPLGFEPEGSVSNSPPFTENSTPPYMKWAENLSYLLEDRDGVHLFKQFLENEDFKCYSVDFYFACEGLKRKPPDDVANIQSIIRAIHKKYIKTDKLPCISELTRHYIHEKLQKRTFAAGQGIFDKAQMEVEEHMRKNTYPLFLKSDLFVQYIQKEGERSPKSTSTSGSNSVRPVSGPLPTLLEDQELNNVSCCDMDGPPSASKTCVKRVVNEPFNFSYPSVPRVPSIPHTYQSYAPTSLQDSEIQSISSASDALTDDTRSQTDSSIDGDLYKHKRMRRKLRLKAEQNKESNFNQPFIPRTNRPPKDRNIAETDPKAFAEVLIDRLKKVEQKQENDERIRANMSRVLDESDIDNPGNRSMTSSFSQNNNTTSGSVLPLMTSTVIDEENADSILEEHCSRIWESSAQQTPSLSPGRHSPPNTKPKSPDRNKKMQSLPSASRTLHHKKRPDYHSSFDSGMGDEKAIETHRHIHHHHHHHHTKESRCKIESDAQKVYVGNDKGRGSRKHSDTESKFDSGVSMIDSIPSMPNMKDPSSEKVLNWMMDSDRMGGTNTADSDKASSQKRVRSTASSTPAPRKQISKKSGHGASRSASVDRSAMMSAPPPPGAMPSQPFMQDPSMPILQPTSTTVQLEEAKRRLEESRTVPPVKSKSFGGIPAAKEKKPNTTSQGNMKPLPTTRTVPCDLDMSFDTTAVDKKKKSPNSSANTSGSTGEEIVIGYYFCQEPIPYKITVPGHNVTLAQFKHLIGRTGNYRYFFKKKSNEFGEEGAVYEEIKNDSEILPLWDGRIIAKVTKND; this is encoded by the exons ATGACATCTAGCAGGGTGTGCCAGTTTCTCTCAGAGAGTGGAGGTAGTAATTTTACAGAGACTGCTCCACGGCCACCCGTGCCAGGTGAAGAAAATGAGATTCAGTCAAACGGCGGATTATCAACAAAAAGTAGTGAATCTCATAAAAGTAACAAATCGTGTAAGAGTGGTGGATCAAATCGTGATATAACTACACATTCACCTGCTGCTACACCAAGACGGTCTATGAAAGACAAGTCTCTCATATCTAACCAAAGTTGTTGTGTAGACGACGAGGATATGACAGCCCCCCTTGGTTTTGAACCAGAAGGGAGTGTGTCCAATTCTCCTCCTTTTACTGAGAATAGTACACCGCCGTACATGAAATGGGCTGAGAACTTGAGTTATCTGTTAGAAGACAGAGATGGTGTCcatttatttaaacagtttttaGAAAACGAGGATTTTAAATGTTATTCTGTGGATTTTTATTTTGCATGTGAAGGATTAAAGAGAAAACCTCCAGATGATGTAGCTAATATACAAAGCATAATCCGAGCTATtcataaaaagtatataaaaactgATAAGTTACCATGCATCTCAGAACTGACTAGGCATTATATtcatgaaaaacttcaaaaaagaaCTTTTGCGGCTGGTCAGGGGATATTTGACAAGGCTCAGATGGAGGTAGAGGAACATATGCGTAAAAATACATATCCATTATTCCTTAAAAGTGATCTTTTTGTTCAATATATTCAAAAGGAAGGTGAAAGAAGTCCAAAAAGTACTAGTACTAGTGGTTCAAATAGTGTACGTCCAGTTTCAGGGCCTCTTCCTACTCTTTTGGAAGATCAGGAACTTAATAATGTGTCATGTTGTGATATGGATGGTCCACCCAGTGCTTCTAAAACCTGTGTGAAGAGAGTTGTGAATGAACCATTTAA TTTTTCATATCCATCGGTTCCAAGGGTACCCTCAATACCACATACCTACCAATCCTATGCTCCTACCTCTCTCCAAGACAGCGAGATCCAGAGCATTTCCAGCGCCAGCGATGCATTAACTGACGACACTCGTTCCCAGACAGATAGTAGCAT AGATGGGGATTTATATAAACACAAGAGAATGAGAAGAAAACTGAGACTGAAAGcagaacaaaataaagaaagtaACTTCAATCAGCCTTTTATTCCT aGAACAAATCGCCCGCCTAAAGATCGAAACATAGCAGAAACTGATCCTAAAGCTTTCGCAGAAGTATTAATAGACAGATTAAAGAAGGTtgaacaaaaacaagaaaatgatGAAAGGATAAGAGCTAACATGAGCAGAGTTTTAGATGAG agtgatATAGACAATCCTGGTAACAGGTCAATGACATCATCCTTTTCACAAAACAATAACACTACCTCCGGTTCAGTGCTACCTTTAATGACTTCTACTGTGATAGACGAGGAGAATGCTGATTCTATATTAGAGGAACATTGTTCTCGGATATGGGAAAGTTCAGCACAACAAACGCCCAGTCTGTCGCCTGGGAGACATAGTCCTCCAAATACAAAACCAAAGTCCCctgatagaaataaaaaaatgcaatcCTTGCCGTCAGCTTCACGGACACTTCATCATAAAAAACGGCCTGATTATCATTCATCTTTCGATAGTGGAATGGGAGACGAAAAAGCCATTGAAACTCATCGTCATATAcatcatcaccatcatcatcatcatacaaAAGAGTCTCGGTGTAAAATAGAAAGTGATGCTCAAAAGGTTTATGTAGGAAACGATAAAGGACGAGGCAGTCGTAAACATTCTGACACTGAAAGTAAATTTGATAGTGGTGTTAGTATGATTGATTCCATACCTTCGATGCCAAACATGAAAGATCCTTCATCGGAAAA GGTCCTTAATTGGATGATGGACAGTGATCGTATGGGTGGTACCAACACTGCAGATTCTGATAAAGCCTCATCACAGAAACGTGTTCGCTCTACTGCTTCTTCCACGCCTGCTCCCAGGAAACAAAT ATCAAAGAAATCAGGTCATGGAGCAAGTCGTTCTGCTTCAGTGGATCGTAGCGCTATGATGAGTGCACCACCTCCACCAGGAGCTATGCCGTCACAGCCGTTTATGCAGGATCCATCCATGCCAATCCTCCAACCAACAAGTACAACTGTACAGCTGGAGGAAGCCAAGCGTCGGCTAGAAGAATCTCGCACCGTTCCCCCAGTCAAATCTAA GTCTTTTGGTGGTATTCCAGCTGCTAAGGAAAAGAAACCAAATACAACATCCCAGGGTAACATGAAACCTCTACCTACAACCAGAACTGTTCCGTGTGATTTAGACATGTCATTTGATACTACTGCTGTAGA tAAAAAGAAGAAGTCTCCTAACAGCAGTGCTAATACCTCAGGTTCTACTGGTGAAGAAATCGTGATAGGATATTATTTCTGCCAGGAACCTATACCATACAAAATAACAGTACCTGGTCATAATGTAACTCTAGCTCAGTTCAAACATCTGATTGGAAGAACAGGAAACTATAG atatttCTTCAAGAAGAAAAGCAATGAATTTGGTGAGGAGGGAGCAGTgtatgaagaaattaaaaatgacTCTGAAATTTTACCCTTATGGGATGGTCGAATTATTGCTAAAGTGACTAAGAAtgattaa
- the LOC139487541 gene encoding axin-1-like isoform X6, with translation MTSSRVCQFLSESGGSNFTETAPRPPVPGEENEIQSNGGLSTKSSESHKSNKSCKSGGSNRDITTHSPAATPRRSMKDKSLISNQSCCVDDEDMTAPLGFEPEGSVSNSPPFTENSTPPYMKWAENLSYLLEDRDGVHLFKQFLENEDFKCYSVDFYFACEGLKRKPPDDVANIQSIIRAIHKKYIKTDKLPCISELTRHYIHEKLQKRTFAAGQGIFDKAQMEVEEHMRKNTYPLFLKSDLFVQYIQKEGERSPKSTSTSGSNSVRPVSGPLPTLLEDQELNNVSCCDMDGPPSASKTCVKRVVNEPFKDGDLYKHKRMRRKLRLKAEQNKESNFNQPFIPRTNRPPKDRNIAETDPKAFAEVLIDRLKKVEQKQENDERIRANMSRVLDESDIDNPGNRSMTSSFSQNNNTTSGSVLPLMTSTVIDEENADSILEEHCSRIWESSAQQTPSLSPGRHSPPNTKPKSPDRNKKMQSLPSASRTLHHKKRPDYHSSFDSGMGDEKAIETHRHIHHHHHHHHTKESRCKIESDAQKVYVGNDKGRGSRKHSDTESKFDSGVSMIDSIPSMPNMKDPSSEKVLNWMMDSDRMGGTNTADSDKASSQKRVRSTASSTPAPRKQISKKSGHGASRSASVDRSAMMSAPPPPGAMPSQPFMQDPSMPILQPTSTTVQLEEAKRRLEESRTVPPVKSKSFGGIPAAKEKKPNTTSQGNMKPLPTTRTVPCDLDMSFDTTAVDKKKKSPNSSANTSGSTGEEIVIGYYFCQEPIPYKITVPGHNVTLAQFKHLIGRTGNYRYFFKKKSNEFGEEGAVYEEIKNDSEILPLWDGRIIAKVTKND, from the exons ATGACATCTAGCAGGGTGTGCCAGTTTCTCTCAGAGAGTGGAGGTAGTAATTTTACAGAGACTGCTCCACGGCCACCCGTGCCAGGTGAAGAAAATGAGATTCAGTCAAACGGCGGATTATCAACAAAAAGTAGTGAATCTCATAAAAGTAACAAATCGTGTAAGAGTGGTGGATCAAATCGTGATATAACTACACATTCACCTGCTGCTACACCAAGACGGTCTATGAAAGACAAGTCTCTCATATCTAACCAAAGTTGTTGTGTAGACGACGAGGATATGACAGCCCCCCTTGGTTTTGAACCAGAAGGGAGTGTGTCCAATTCTCCTCCTTTTACTGAGAATAGTACACCGCCGTACATGAAATGGGCTGAGAACTTGAGTTATCTGTTAGAAGACAGAGATGGTGTCcatttatttaaacagtttttaGAAAACGAGGATTTTAAATGTTATTCTGTGGATTTTTATTTTGCATGTGAAGGATTAAAGAGAAAACCTCCAGATGATGTAGCTAATATACAAAGCATAATCCGAGCTATtcataaaaagtatataaaaactgATAAGTTACCATGCATCTCAGAACTGACTAGGCATTATATtcatgaaaaacttcaaaaaagaaCTTTTGCGGCTGGTCAGGGGATATTTGACAAGGCTCAGATGGAGGTAGAGGAACATATGCGTAAAAATACATATCCATTATTCCTTAAAAGTGATCTTTTTGTTCAATATATTCAAAAGGAAGGTGAAAGAAGTCCAAAAAGTACTAGTACTAGTGGTTCAAATAGTGTACGTCCAGTTTCAGGGCCTCTTCCTACTCTTTTGGAAGATCAGGAACTTAATAATGTGTCATGTTGTGATATGGATGGTCCACCCAGTGCTTCTAAAACCTGTGTGAAGAGAGTTGTGAATGAACCATTTAA AGATGGGGATTTATATAAACACAAGAGAATGAGAAGAAAACTGAGACTGAAAGcagaacaaaataaagaaagtaACTTCAATCAGCCTTTTATTCCT aGAACAAATCGCCCGCCTAAAGATCGAAACATAGCAGAAACTGATCCTAAAGCTTTCGCAGAAGTATTAATAGACAGATTAAAGAAGGTtgaacaaaaacaagaaaatgatGAAAGGATAAGAGCTAACATGAGCAGAGTTTTAGATGAG agtgatATAGACAATCCTGGTAACAGGTCAATGACATCATCCTTTTCACAAAACAATAACACTACCTCCGGTTCAGTGCTACCTTTAATGACTTCTACTGTGATAGACGAGGAGAATGCTGATTCTATATTAGAGGAACATTGTTCTCGGATATGGGAAAGTTCAGCACAACAAACGCCCAGTCTGTCGCCTGGGAGACATAGTCCTCCAAATACAAAACCAAAGTCCCctgatagaaataaaaaaatgcaatcCTTGCCGTCAGCTTCACGGACACTTCATCATAAAAAACGGCCTGATTATCATTCATCTTTCGATAGTGGAATGGGAGACGAAAAAGCCATTGAAACTCATCGTCATATAcatcatcaccatcatcatcatcatacaaAAGAGTCTCGGTGTAAAATAGAAAGTGATGCTCAAAAGGTTTATGTAGGAAACGATAAAGGACGAGGCAGTCGTAAACATTCTGACACTGAAAGTAAATTTGATAGTGGTGTTAGTATGATTGATTCCATACCTTCGATGCCAAACATGAAAGATCCTTCATCGGAAAA GGTCCTTAATTGGATGATGGACAGTGATCGTATGGGTGGTACCAACACTGCAGATTCTGATAAAGCCTCATCACAGAAACGTGTTCGCTCTACTGCTTCTTCCACGCCTGCTCCCAGGAAACAAAT ATCAAAGAAATCAGGTCATGGAGCAAGTCGTTCTGCTTCAGTGGATCGTAGCGCTATGATGAGTGCACCACCTCCACCAGGAGCTATGCCGTCACAGCCGTTTATGCAGGATCCATCCATGCCAATCCTCCAACCAACAAGTACAACTGTACAGCTGGAGGAAGCCAAGCGTCGGCTAGAAGAATCTCGCACCGTTCCCCCAGTCAAATCTAA GTCTTTTGGTGGTATTCCAGCTGCTAAGGAAAAGAAACCAAATACAACATCCCAGGGTAACATGAAACCTCTACCTACAACCAGAACTGTTCCGTGTGATTTAGACATGTCATTTGATACTACTGCTGTAGA tAAAAAGAAGAAGTCTCCTAACAGCAGTGCTAATACCTCAGGTTCTACTGGTGAAGAAATCGTGATAGGATATTATTTCTGCCAGGAACCTATACCATACAAAATAACAGTACCTGGTCATAATGTAACTCTAGCTCAGTTCAAACATCTGATTGGAAGAACAGGAAACTATAG atatttCTTCAAGAAGAAAAGCAATGAATTTGGTGAGGAGGGAGCAGTgtatgaagaaattaaaaatgacTCTGAAATTTTACCCTTATGGGATGGTCGAATTATTGCTAAAGTGACTAAGAAtgattaa